The Desulfovibrio sp. TomC sequence TCGTGGTCATCACGGAAAATGAAAAGTACGCCGGGGTGGTCAGCGTCAAGCGCTTCATGATCGAACTGTCCCAGAACAGGGAAGCGGAGATCAAGCTCCTTAAGAAGCAGAAAGAGATTCTGCATCAGGCCAATGAGACCGAGATCCGCAACCGCCGGCAGATCGAAGAAAAAAGCCAGGAACTGCGGGAAAAAAACGAGTCCATTAAAAACCTCATGGACAACGCCGGCCAGGGCTTTTTGTCTTTCGGACAGGATTTGGCCGTATCCGGCGAGTACAGCCTCGAATGCGTTCAGATCTTCCGCCTGGCCCTGGAGGGCCGCAATTTTCTGGAGCTTATGGCCAGGCATGTTTCCCCGGAGACCAGCGCGACCATGTCCCGGGTGTATGACAGCATCTTCGCTTCAGGCAAGTCCCTGCGGGAAAAGGTTTATCTGTCGCTTTTGCCCCCGGAATTTTCCATCTACGGCAAGACCGTCAGCGTGGCCTACAAAATCATCCGGCACGGCGACCAAAAAAAGATGATGCTGATCCTGACGGACGTCACCGAGAAAAGAAAGCTTGAAGCGCGCATGACCGAGGAGCGCAACAACGTCAAGATGGTGGCCAAGGCGCTGACCAAGCAGTCCGACGTCAATCTGGCCTTGGAGGAGTTTTGCCGTTTTGCCCCTGGCGAGGCCCGGGCCATGGTCCAGGCGATGGCCGACCCCAGGGCGGCCCTGGCAGAACTTTTCCGTCAAGTGCACACCTGCAAGGGCGATTTTGCCCAACTGGGGTTCTATAACACAGCCGCTCATTTGCACGTCAAGGAGGATGCCTTGGCCGCCCTGGTGGCCCGGCCGGAAGGCCCGAGCCGGGAAGAACTCCTCGCGCTTGTGGCGGACTGGGACGGCCGAGGCATCGTCCAGGATGATGTGCGCATCTTGACGGACATTTTGGGCAACGCATTTTTCGAAAAGGACGAGCGTTTCCAGGTCAGTGCGGCCACGCTGCTGGCGCTCGAGTCCCAGGTTGCAGCCCTGCCTGACGGCCCCGAGCGTCAAGACATCCTGCGCGCCCTGAAGCGTCTGCGCCTTTGTCCCTTAAAAGACCTCGTTGCCGAATACCGGGACTATCTGCAAGCCCTGGCGGGCCGCTTGGGCAAGTCTGTTGAGCCCCTGTGCGTCAGCGGCGACGACGTGTACGTGGAAAAGGAGACCATCCAGAAGTTCGTCAAATCCCTGGTGCACGTCATCAGGAACATGATCGACCATGGCATTGAAACGCCCGAGGAGCGGCTGGAGAGCGGCAAGGGCGAACAGGGGCGCATCACGTTTGTGATCGAACAATCCGGCCCTATGGTCAGCCTGGGGGTTGCCGACGACGGTCGCGGCATTGATGTCGCCAGGGTGCGGCTACTGGCCGTGGACAAGGGGCTCGTCTCTCCGGAGCAGGCGCTCACGATGTCCGAAGAGGATGTCTACGGCCTGCTGTTTGCGGATTCGTTTTCGACCAAGGAAGACGTGAGCGCCTTGTCCGGCCGGGGGGTGGGCTTGTCTGCGGTCAAGGCCGAGGTGGAGCGGCTGGGCGGGACGATTCGGGTCAGCTCAACGCCGGGCGAAGGGTCAACCTTTCGTTTCCTCCTGCCCTTGCGGGAGCAGGGCGCCCCTGCAAACCCGTCGGCCGCGTTTTGATTCGAAGAACAGTGGCGAATGGCGGCAGGTATTTGCTCGTTCGCGTCAGAAAAGGAGCCCTTCCGCTGGAATCGGCCTCTTCGGGAAGGCGCAAACGCAGGGAACTGCCTCCAAACGCCACCGTTCTCACCAGATGCAGCCCAAAAGGCTCCGTTCCGGTAACAGCATGCTATGTGAGCAGACTGGCCAGTTGCTGGCCGAAGGCGGCAGCTTTGGACATGGCATCCGCATCCTTGGCCACCTCGCCCGGGGGGTACTGGCAAAACGGAAAAAGACAGGAAAGATAGGGAGCCTCGATTTTCTTGGTTGGCGTGCGCCAGAGCGTATCCAAAAGATCCAGATTGTCTTCGAGTCCGCTGGCAGCCGTGGCCAGCAGGGCCAGCGGCTTGCCCATTAGCGGGGAGAAGAATTCGTGCTTTTCTCCGAACTTGAGCAGAGAAAACATCCGATCGATAAACATTTTCAGCTGGGCCGGATAACTCAACCAATACAAAGGAGTCGCAAGGACGATGGCGTCGTAGTCCACCAGGCTGGACACAGCCTGGCCCAGCCCGTCCTTGATATGGCATCCGTATGCTGTGCTCTGCTGACACTTGTAGCAGGCCACGCAGCCGGGATGCTTGAAGTCCAGCCGCGGCGCATCAATCTCGACCGCTGCAATCCGAGCTTCAGCCAGGACGCGCATGGCTTCCCGAGCCAGTACATTCGTGTTGCTCTTTTTGCGCGGGCTGCCGAGTATGAAAGCGATTTTCTTGGCCATATCTTACCCCTTGTCGCTGTCTGCGTGTTCCGTGCAGGCGGGGAAAGGCCCCAGGGCGCTCCTGGCCAATGCAAGCGTTAGGGGATCAATCCAACACCGGACGCTCTTTCCCTGGCGCTCCATGCGGATAAGCCCGGAGTCTCGCAATTCTTTGTAATGATTGGAGACCGTCGAAGGAGCCAGGCCCAGTGTTTTGGCTTGCTCAAGCTGACATTGTTCGATGCCCTCGTCGCTGGTGTCCAGGCTGGAATTAATCCCCAAGCAGCTGGCCAGCTTAAGAAAAATGGTCAGCCGGTGGGGATTGGAGAGGGCCTTGAACACACGGGCTGCCCGCACGGGATCGATTGCTAAATTCGACATGTTTCGAATTTACGAGAAGACAAACCGAAAGTCAACAGCCCATCGCCTGCGACGGCGTTCCCGTCGGTCGAGGAAGCCGCCAAGGATTGCGGTATCGTTTGAGATCGTGTGAGCAGGCGCGGAAGCGGCCCCACCGCTGCTCCAAGCACCGAGGAGAAAAGGAACCTCAGGAATTGACTGGTCCGAAAAAAAACGCCCAGGCAATTTCATGAAGGCAGCGTCGGCAGGCCGGTCTTGCGCCCAAAGCGCGATCAGTCTGTCGCGCTTCCATGGCAGCCGGCAACAATGGTTGCGGCCAGAGCAGCTGTCTTGTCCATAGGTTCCAAAAGGCCCGTCGGGATGGGCTCGTAGTCCCAGGGCCGGGACGGGCAGGCAGTTCCCGCGCCCTTACGGTCGAACCAGCGGGCGGCAATCCAGCCGGTCAGCATGTCGCCCACCCAGGCGTTGCCCTCCGGGCTCCAATGGGTATCCTGGCCGCTGTAGGTTCCGTGTCCGTCGGGCGTTTCCCCGGCCAGGCAGGGGGTCAGATCGAGGATGTTCTCTTGGGGGAAGCCGACCTGCCGGGCCAGTTCCCGGGTGATGCGCCCGGGCAGGGCAAAATCCGCCTGGGCCGGGTCTTTGCCCAAATCCCGCGCCGCTTTGTCGCCAACGATCGGAGACACCGCGCAAAGGGGCGGGCTCAGCATGACCAGCACCGGTTTGCCCAAGGTTGTAAGCCGAGTCGCCGTGGCCAGGAAGAGTTCATACCAGGGAAGGTCGTTTTTGTAGGCGAACATGGTCTCGGGGTAGAAGGGCTTCATGCTGGACCGCATCTCCGAGGCCATCTGGTCAGGAGTAAGCGGTAGGAGGGAGCGATAGCGCGGGTCTGCAGCATTGGGCAGGACGCCCAACGTCTCCAGATCCGGTAAAAAGAGCATGCGGCGTAGGGCCTTGTCGTTTTGAAGTTTAAAGAGCACTTGGGCCTTGATAAAATCCATGAACCGGAAAGGATACTGATGCGGGATAAGCGTATAGACGCCGTATGGCTCGCCGAACTGGCAAATATCTCGAAGTTTTTCTTGAAAAACGATGGGGTTGTATGGGATGTTTCGCACATCGTTGAAGTCGTTTCCGAGATAGACATTGAAAATGACAGCATCGTATTCCAAGGCCTGGGTCCAGAAGGCGACTCGTTCCAGATAATCGGGAAATGAAGTCGAGGGGAAGCCCAGGTTGACCACTCTGACGTGACGATCCAGGCCAAGGGCGTTGAGCCGACGTTCCAGAACGGCACAAAAGGCATATTCCGGTTTGGTCACGGCGTAGGTAAAGGAATCCCCGAAGACGAGGATGCGATATTCCTTATCAGTCTTTTTCTTTGCCACGAAATCGCCATGATCGTTGAGAAGCATGGCCTCAAGAGAATAGGAGGGAGCTTCCAGGGATGCGTATGAGTAGACATGGCTCTTTTCATATTTTTTAAAAATAAAATCAATGAAATAACAGACCGCAATAATCTGAAAAACGACTAGAAGAGTGATACTAAAAAAGCGAAGTAGGCGTTTTGTAGTGAGTGGCTTCATAAGATGCATGCACCAATAGGCACCTATCCGGGCAGGATAGAATGCAAGTTAAAGACAAGCGGTAAGCCTAGGCCGAACCAATTTACGTATGAATCATACAAGCATCGGCCTAGGCAGGCAAGAAAATATTAACTGGCGGAATGTTGCTGTGGGATAATGCTGTTCTTGTGGGTTCTGGGTGTGGCAATTCTCACGTATTTTGAAGTGGTATTTTAAGGAACTTGGCTATGAATTATATAGGTGTATGTGCAATTGCTAGAGACGAAGACCGCGATTTAGAGGAATGGATTCAGTACCATGCAATGATAGGCGTTGAAAGATTTATTATATATGACAATGAAAGTTCTAATCCAATTAGAGATACGCTTCACCGTTATACAGGCAATGGCTTTGTTACTGTAATTGATGCGCCTGGGCCATTCCCACAATATGAGTCTTATCAGCACTGTCTAGATAACTTTGGACATTGTTTCCGGTGGATGGCATTTATTGATGTTGATGAATTTATTGTTCTGAAGCAAAACAAGTATATCCACTCTTTGCTGCTTGAATACGAAGAATTTGGCGGGCTTGTGATGAATTGGGTGATGTTCGGTTCGAATGGCTTCATTAAACGCCCGCAAGGCTTGGCTTTAGAGCATTTTGTTGCCAGATTTGACTACGGCGATAGAAGCTCGCAAACGATCAAATCAATAGTTCAGCCTCGCTATGTCGAACACGCCAATCTGACAGCCCATCATTTTACGTATATCGATGGGAAATATGCCGTAAATGAAATGAAAATACCTGCCTATGGGAATCAATCGCCATTTAGCGGGAGTAAGATCCAGCTCAATCATTATAGACACAAGTCTCAAGAGGATTTTCAAAAAAAGATCCCTACGTGGTGTCTGTCTCATCTGCCGGCAAGTGAAGAGTCAATCTGGAGTGGTTTTTATGAACAAGCCTATAAATCGACGGTAGTAGACGATGGAATGAAGAAACATTCGTTGTTCATAAAAAAATTGAGTAGAAAGTATCAGGTTTTTATTGACATGGCCACAAGGGGCGCTTGTAAATTAGAATTTCATGAATTTATTGAAGAATGCTCCAAAGAAACAGAAAAAGAAGACCATGAAGAAGCCTTGCGGTTGATGGCGCGTTGTGGTCTTTATTACAACGACTATCCAGATTATCATTTGCAAAAATCATATATATATTTAGCCACGGGGAAAATTGAGCAAGCTTTTCAATGTGTTGATCATGTTCTTAGAAATAATTTTGTACTGGAAGCGTATATCGCGTTGTATTATATTCTGGTTGCGCGGGGCGATACGATCGCCGCTGACGGCATAGTGAATTATTTGGATCTGATGACTTTGAAACATAAGGAACAGAACGTGGAGTATGATGTGTCTATCGATGCGTTTGTGGAGTCTCACAAGAAAGGGACTCGATTTTGATGGAAAAATCTCTTGGAGGCCTGAATCCTTCCACGTTCTGCGCTCTTGCCCCCTTCCAAGGAAAGATTGTAATCTTCTGATGGGACCTAAACTGGAAAGAGTATCTAGGTCCTAGAGTCTTGAAAAGAGTTGTGCTGTAGTTGTGCTGCAAAGGTAGCCTTCTGATATTGCCCAAGGGGAAGCTATGAAAGATAGTAGGTACAAGGTAAATCTGATTTTCATCGCGGTCATGATTTTTTTGAATTTGGCGTCTTATTGCAGGGCTGCGGACGGACTTTCCCTTGGAGATGCATGGCGAGTCATCAAGGAAAAAAAGTTCATTGATCTTACCCATGCTTTTGCGCCGGGCAGTCCGCATTGGAAGGGTTTCCCTGATGAGAACGTGGAAACTATGTATTGGTACGAACCTGGAGTGGGGAAATTGGGAAGTGGATTTTATGCCCAGTCCTTCACCCATGTAGGGCAGTGGGGAACCCATGTCGATCCCCCGGCGCATTTTGTAAAAGGGATGCGTACGGTTGATCAGATTGATGTCAAAGAAATGATTCTCCCGTTCGTTGTGATTGATGTCCATGAGGCTGTAGCTAAAAATCCTGACTATACCATTACCATGGATGACGTTCATAAATGGGAAAAGGAGCATGGCCGGATTCCGGAGGGGGCGTTTGTGGCCATGCGGACCGATTGGTCGAAACGCTGGCCGGATGGAGTTGCTATGCAGAACAAGGATGCCAATGGAATTGCGCACTATCCTGGTTGGAGCATAGAAGTGTTAAAATATCTTTATGAGGACCGAAGGATTACTGCTTCTGGCCACGAAACAACAGATACGGATCCAGGCGCGGCCACTTCCAAGGATGATTATTCTCTGGAGACCTACATATTGCAAAGTAATCACTATCAAATCGAACTGTTAGCACATTTAGATGAAGTGCCGGAAGCCGGCGCTTTGGTCGTTTCGACATTTCCAAAACCAAAGGATG is a genomic window containing:
- a CDS encoding cyclase family protein, which produces MKDSRYKVNLIFIAVMIFLNLASYCRAADGLSLGDAWRVIKEKKFIDLTHAFAPGSPHWKGFPDENVETMYWYEPGVGKLGSGFYAQSFTHVGQWGTHVDPPAHFVKGMRTVDQIDVKEMILPFVVIDVHEAVAKNPDYTITMDDVHKWEKEHGRIPEGAFVAMRTDWSKRWPDGVAMQNKDANGIAHYPGWSIEVLKYLYEDRRITASGHETTDTDPGAATSKDDYSLETYILQSNHYQIELLAHLDEVPEAGALVVSTFPKPKDGSGFPARVFAILP
- a CDS encoding SGNH/GDSL hydrolase family protein; translation: MLLNDHGDFVAKKKTDKEYRILVFGDSFTYAVTKPEYAFCAVLERRLNALGLDRHVRVVNLGFPSTSFPDYLERVAFWTQALEYDAVIFNVYLGNDFNDVRNIPYNPIVFQEKLRDICQFGEPYGVYTLIPHQYPFRFMDFIKAQVLFKLQNDKALRRMLFLPDLETLGVLPNAADPRYRSLLPLTPDQMASEMRSSMKPFYPETMFAYKNDLPWYELFLATATRLTTLGKPVLVMLSPPLCAVSPIVGDKAARDLGKDPAQADFALPGRITRELARQVGFPQENILDLTPCLAGETPDGHGTYSGQDTHWSPEGNAWVGDMLTGWIAARWFDRKGAGTACPSRPWDYEPIPTGLLEPMDKTAALAATIVAGCHGSATD
- a CDS encoding flavodoxin family protein, with protein sequence MAKKIAFILGSPRKKSNTNVLAREAMRVLAEARIAAVEIDAPRLDFKHPGCVACYKCQQSTAYGCHIKDGLGQAVSSLVDYDAIVLATPLYWLSYPAQLKMFIDRMFSLLKFGEKHEFFSPLMGKPLALLATAASGLEDNLDLLDTLWRTPTKKIEAPYLSCLFPFCQYPPGEVAKDADAMSKAAAFGQQLASLLT
- a CDS encoding ArsR/SmtB family transcription factor; this encodes MFKALSNPHRLTIFLKLASCLGINSSLDTSDEGIEQCQLEQAKTLGLAPSTVSNHYKELRDSGLIRMERQGKSVRCWIDPLTLALARSALGPFPACTEHADSDKG
- a CDS encoding ATP-binding protein, with the protein product METTALQDLDLDQEKFAAEDQSIGNLVEQTRTFAASDPGLTVHTFFTENQSAEGVVILSGQAPAGLIMRNDFYQRIGTLYGRDLFMSRPIRLIMNTQPLVVDVSVDIATIGLIAMNRPHDQLYDLVVITENEKYAGVVSVKRFMIELSQNREAEIKLLKKQKEILHQANETEIRNRRQIEEKSQELREKNESIKNLMDNAGQGFLSFGQDLAVSGEYSLECVQIFRLALEGRNFLELMARHVSPETSATMSRVYDSIFASGKSLREKVYLSLLPPEFSIYGKTVSVAYKIIRHGDQKKMMLILTDVTEKRKLEARMTEERNNVKMVAKALTKQSDVNLALEEFCRFAPGEARAMVQAMADPRAALAELFRQVHTCKGDFAQLGFYNTAAHLHVKEDALAALVARPEGPSREELLALVADWDGRGIVQDDVRILTDILGNAFFEKDERFQVSAATLLALESQVAALPDGPERQDILRALKRLRLCPLKDLVAEYRDYLQALAGRLGKSVEPLCVSGDDVYVEKETIQKFVKSLVHVIRNMIDHGIETPEERLESGKGEQGRITFVIEQSGPMVSLGVADDGRGIDVARVRLLAVDKGLVSPEQALTMSEEDVYGLLFADSFSTKEDVSALSGRGVGLSAVKAEVERLGGTIRVSSTPGEGSTFRFLLPLREQGAPANPSAAF
- a CDS encoding glycosyltransferase family 92 protein gives rise to the protein MNYIGVCAIARDEDRDLEEWIQYHAMIGVERFIIYDNESSNPIRDTLHRYTGNGFVTVIDAPGPFPQYESYQHCLDNFGHCFRWMAFIDVDEFIVLKQNKYIHSLLLEYEEFGGLVMNWVMFGSNGFIKRPQGLALEHFVARFDYGDRSSQTIKSIVQPRYVEHANLTAHHFTYIDGKYAVNEMKIPAYGNQSPFSGSKIQLNHYRHKSQEDFQKKIPTWCLSHLPASEESIWSGFYEQAYKSTVVDDGMKKHSLFIKKLSRKYQVFIDMATRGACKLEFHEFIEECSKETEKEDHEEALRLMARCGLYYNDYPDYHLQKSYIYLATGKIEQAFQCVDHVLRNNFVLEAYIALYYILVARGDTIAADGIVNYLDLMTLKHKEQNVEYDVSIDAFVESHKKGTRF